The following are from one region of the Carassius auratus strain Wakin chromosome 43, ASM336829v1, whole genome shotgun sequence genome:
- the LOC113061777 gene encoding C-X-C chemokine receptor type 5-like, producing MVTHIKTNMEQITHKVVYENFPDDLFNDYENVTDGPSDGVLYICDKENIPLHLFHSVFQPLVYGVVFFLGLTGNGLLLTILLKRRRNLRVTEIYLLHLALADLLLLFTLPFAVTEGVVGWPFGNFLCKLLGLINRLNLVCGSLLLACISFDRYLAIVHAIPSLQTRRPKTVHLTCALLWLLCLFVTIPNMVFLSVEKENNSTRFYCSYSNHGIHANNWKLTSRFITHLMCFFLPLLIMGYCYTSVIITLCQSQRSLEKQGAIRLALLVTLVFCLCWLPYNITIFMQTLVILGAEQSCHAHSKLEQAIIVTESIGFSHCCLNPILYAFIGVRFRRDLLQLLAKMKCLRVCLSGLRIKHLNKVSVSEAVSTTTSNQYI from the exons ATGGTCACTCACATCAAGACAAACATGGAGCAAATAACACATAAAGTTGTTTATGAA AATTTTCCGGATGATCTTTTTAATGACTATGAAAATGTAACAGACGGACCTTCTGATGGAGTACTGTACATCTGCGACAAAGAAAATATCCCACTGCATCTGTTTCACTCTGTGTTCCAACCTCTTGTATATGGTGTGGTCTTTTTCCTGGGCCTAACAGGAAATGGCCTCCTCCTGACCATTCTGCTAAAACGCCGGAGGAACCTGCGCGTCACAGAGATCTATCTGCTACATCTGGCACTGGCTGACCTGCTCCTCCTCTTCACTTTACCATTTGCAGTTACCGAAGGGGTAGTTGGGTGGCCTTTTGGAAACTTTTTGTGCAAGCTATTGGGACTTATTAATCGCCTAAATCTGGTGTGTGGGAGTCTGCTTTTGGCATGCATCAGTTTCGATCGCTACCTCGCCATTGTGCACGCCATCCCCAGTCTCCAGACCCGTCGACCTAAGACCGTTCACCTCACCTGTGCACTGCTCTGGCTCCTATGTCTATTTGTGACCATTCCCAATATGGTGTTCCTGTCTGTGGAGAAAGAGAACAACTCTACCAGGTTTTATTGTTCTTACAGCAACCATGGCATCCATGCAAACAACTGGAAGTTGACCAGCCGCTTCATCACACACCTGATGTGCTTCTTTCTGCCTCTGTTGATCATGGGGTACTGCTACACGTCTGTAATCATCACTCTTTGCCAAAGCCAGAGAAGTCTGGAGAAACAGGGAGCGATTCGACTGGCCCTACTAGTTACACTGGTTTTCTGCCTGTGCTGGCTACCATATAACATCACCATTTTTATGCAGACCCTGGTGATCTTGGGTGCTGAGCAGAGCTGCCATGCTCACAGCAAACTGGAACAGGCGATAATAGTAACAGAGAGCATTGGCTTTTCCCACTGTTGTCTGAATCCAATCTTGTATGCCTTCATTGGGGTCCGTTTTCGAAGAGACCTCCTGCAGTTGCTCGCAAAGATGAAGTGTCTGCGTGTATGCCTGTCAGGTCTGCgcattaaacatttgaacaaggTATCGGTCTCAGAGGCTGTTTCTACCACAACAAGTAACCAATATATCTAA